One window of Sulfurospirillum sp. 1612 genomic DNA carries:
- the rplV gene encoding 50S ribosomal protein L22 — protein MSKAILKFIRLSPTKARLIAREVQGMNAEVALASLEFTPNKAAQVISKVIASAVANGGFEPEEVIVSSCRVDAGPVLKRFRPRARGSASGIRKPTSHVFVEVNQAAKKED, from the coding sequence ATGAGTAAAGCAATATTGAAATTTATTAGATTATCTCCTACAAAAGCAAGATTAATTGCACGAGAAGTGCAAGGAATGAACGCAGAAGTAGCACTTGCAAGTTTGGAATTTACTCCAAACAAAGCAGCACAAGTTATATCTAAAGTGATCGCATCTGCTGTTGCAAACGGTGGTTTCGAGCCAGAAGAAGTAATTGTGTCATCATGTAGAGTGGACGCTGGCCCGGTACTAAAAAGATTTAGACCAAGAGCAAGAGGTAGTGCTAGTGGTATCAGGAAGCCTACTTCACATGTATTTGTTGAAGTAAATCAAGCTGCAAAGAAGGAAGACTAA
- the rpsS gene encoding 30S ribosomal protein S19, giving the protein MARSLKKGPFVDAHLAKKVLAAKEENSNKPIKTWSRRSTITPDMIGLTFNVHNGRNFIPVYVTENHIGYKMGEFAPTRTFKGHKGSVQKKIGK; this is encoded by the coding sequence ATGGCAAGAAGTCTAAAAAAAGGTCCTTTTGTAGATGCGCATTTAGCTAAGAAAGTATTAGCGGCAAAAGAAGAAAATTCTAATAAACCGATTAAAACTTGGTCAAGAAGAAGTACCATAACTCCTGATATGATTGGATTAACATTCAACGTACACAATGGAAGAAATTTTATCCCTGTTTATGTCACTGAAAATCACATCGGATATAAAATGGGTGAATTTGCTCCAACACGAACATTTAAAGGCCATAAAGGCTCTGTTCAAAAGAAAATTGGTAAGTAG
- the rplB gene encoding 50S ribosomal protein L2 yields the protein MAIKSYKPYTPSRRYVTGLDSSDITAKAGVASLLKKLPVSAGRNNNGRITSRHKQGGAKRLYRIIDFKRRKFDIEGVVSAIEYDPNRNCRIALITYVDGEKRYIIQPSGLKVGDKISSAEAGLDIKPGNAMKMKNIPVGTIIHNIEMKPGHGAQIARSAGGYAQLMGKEEKYVVLRLPSGEMRQVLSECMATIGTVGCEDWANVVIGKAGRNRHRGIRPQTRGSAMNPVDHPHGGGEGKKNSGRHPVTPWGKPTKGAKTRRRKASDKLIISRKKGK from the coding sequence ATGGCAATAAAATCATACAAACCATACACTCCAAGCCGTCGATATGTTACCGGTTTGGATTCAAGCGATATTACTGCTAAGGCAGGTGTTGCTTCATTGTTAAAAAAATTACCAGTAAGTGCTGGTAGAAATAACAATGGTAGAATCACATCTCGTCATAAGCAAGGTGGCGCAAAGCGTCTTTATAGAATCATTGATTTTAAAAGAAGAAAATTTGATATCGAAGGTGTTGTCAGTGCTATAGAATACGATCCAAATAGAAATTGTCGTATTGCTTTGATTACATACGTTGATGGAGAAAAAAGATATATTATCCAACCATCTGGCTTGAAAGTCGGAGATAAAATTTCTTCTGCTGAAGCGGGACTTGATATCAAGCCTGGTAATGCTATGAAAATGAAAAATATACCTGTGGGTACTATTATTCACAATATTGAGATGAAACCTGGTCATGGGGCACAAATTGCACGAAGTGCGGGTGGATATGCTCAACTTATGGGTAAAGAAGAAAAATATGTCGTTCTAAGACTACCAAGTGGTGAAATGAGACAAGTTTTAAGCGAATGTATGGCAACAATTGGAACCGTTGGTTGTGAAGATTGGGCTAATGTCGTTATCGGTAAAGCGGGACGAAATCGTCATCGTGGTATCCGACCTCAAACTCGAGGTAGTGCTATGAACCCAGTTGATCACCCACATGGTGGTGGTGAAGGTAAAAAGAACTCAGGTCGTCACCCTGTTACTCCTTGGGGTAAACCAACCAAGGGTGCTAAAACTCGTAGACGTAAAGCGAGTGACAAACTGATAATTTCTAGAAAAAAAGGAAAGTAG
- a CDS encoding 50S ribosomal protein L23 yields MADITDIKAILYTEKSLSLQENGTVVIQTSTRMTKNRLKEVLREYFGFTPLKINSMKVLGKVKKFKGVQGKRTDTKKFYVQLPEGAKLENLEA; encoded by the coding sequence ATGGCAGATATAACCGATATAAAAGCAATTCTTTATACCGAAAAGAGTTTGAGCCTTCAAGAAAACGGTACCGTTGTTATTCAAACATCAACTAGAATGACAAAAAATCGTCTAAAAGAGGTTTTAAGAGAATATTTTGGCTTTACACCTTTAAAGATAAATTCAATGAAAGTGTTAGGAAAAGTTAAAAAATTCAAAGGCGTTCAAGGGAAAAGAACCGATACTAAAAAATTCTATGTTCAGTTACCAGAAGGTGCTAAACTAGAGAATTTGGAGGCGTAA
- the rplD gene encoding 50S ribosomal protein L4 has product MSSAIVLNEKFENAGELSLPADYETIHSHNLYLYVKSYLASVRANTAHSKTRSDVSGGGKKPWAQKGKGGARAGSSRSPVWVGGGVAFGPKANRNYNQKVNKKQKKLALQYALNEKAVANSLFVVDSIAIESGKAKDAAALIKTLGARDALIVKELVDEKTFLAFRNLKNCYLIEANELNAYLTTAYYTVVIEKSVLETITKEG; this is encoded by the coding sequence ATGAGTAGTGCAATCGTACTAAATGAAAAATTTGAGAATGCTGGAGAACTTTCACTTCCAGCGGATTATGAAACAATCCACTCACATAACTTATACCTATATGTAAAATCTTATCTAGCAAGTGTTCGTGCCAATACTGCACACTCAAAAACTAGATCTGATGTTAGTGGTGGTGGTAAAAAGCCTTGGGCACAAAAAGGTAAAGGTGGCGCGCGTGCGGGTTCATCTAGAAGTCCTGTTTGGGTAGGCGGCGGTGTTGCCTTTGGACCAAAAGCAAACAGAAATTACAACCAAAAAGTCAACAAAAAACAGAAAAAACTAGCGTTACAATATGCATTGAACGAAAAAGCAGTGGCCAACTCTTTGTTTGTTGTTGATTCTATTGCAATCGAGTCTGGTAAAGCAAAAGATGCAGCAGCATTGATAAAAACACTGGGTGCAAGAGATGCTTTGATAGTAAAAGAATTAGTAGATGAAAAAACATTTTTAGCATTTAGAAATTTGAAAAATTGCTATCTCATAGAAGCAAATGAGTTAAATGCCTATTTAACGACTGCATACTATACTGTAGTGATTGAAAAATCAGTACTTGAAACAATTACAAAAGAGGGCTAA
- the rplC gene encoding 50S ribosomal protein L3, translating into MEYIVEKIGMSRTIAVPSIPVTLLKVKEAKVCEITNDKQAIVAYASGKKMNKAIAGQQKKYNLSGEFNRFATLSVSNAEVGDIDTSVISDTKIIKISFDSKGRGFAGVMKRYNFAGGPGGHGSRFHRAPGSIGNCEWPGRVQKGRKMPGHYGNAKTTVKNEVVSFDAENGILAVKGSVPGANGALGRMRIVK; encoded by the coding sequence ATGGAATATATAGTAGAAAAAATTGGAATGAGTAGAACCATAGCAGTACCAAGCATTCCTGTAACATTACTAAAGGTAAAAGAAGCAAAGGTTTGTGAAATTACTAATGATAAGCAAGCAATCGTTGCTTATGCCAGTGGTAAAAAGATGAACAAAGCCATTGCCGGACAACAAAAGAAATACAATCTTAGTGGAGAATTTAATCGATTTGCTACTTTGAGTGTTTCTAATGCTGAAGTCGGTGATATTGATACTTCTGTAATCAGCGATACCAAAATAATCAAAATATCTTTTGATTCTAAAGGTAGAGGTTTTGCCGGTGTTATGAAACGTTATAACTTCGCAGGTGGCCCTGGTGGACATGGTAGCCGTTTTCACAGAGCTCCAGGTTCAATTGGTAACTGTGAATGGCCAGGTCGTGTTCAAAAAGGTAGAAAAATGCCAGGACACTACGGAAACGCAAAAACAACAGTAAAAAATGAAGTCGTCTCTTTTGATGCAGAAAATGGAATTTTAGCCGTTAAAGGTTCAGTTCCAGGCGCAAATGGAGCACTTGGAAGAATGAGGATAGTTAAATGA
- the rpsJ gene encoding 30S ribosomal protein S10, whose amino-acid sequence MEKIRLKLKAHDHRVLDRSVAAIVEAVKRTGAEIKGPIPMPTKIKRYTVLKSPHVNKDSREQFEIRIHARMIDIISATTDTVDSLMKLDLAPEVNVEVRAMGK is encoded by the coding sequence ATGGAAAAAATACGACTTAAACTCAAGGCACATGACCATAGAGTTTTAGACCGATCTGTTGCAGCTATTGTAGAAGCTGTTAAGCGAACTGGAGCCGAAATTAAAGGTCCAATTCCTATGCCTACGAAAATTAAGCGCTATACAGTGCTTAAATCACCACACGTAAATAAAGATTCAAGAGAACAATTTGAAATTAGAATACATGCCCGTATGATTGATATCATATCTGCTACGACTGATACTGTTGACTCTCTCATGAAGCTTGATCTTGCTCCTGAGGTGAATGTAGAAGTTAGAGCGATGGGTAAGTAG
- a CDS encoding ATP-binding protein, protein MNLLETLYEIHYKNDTYFDRKTKILSNKTLILGPRKSGKSHLVIDYLQEYAVSSYLYIDFLDERLNTEEIESKKLETFIQNNHIKLLILENFDFSINLPKVDKIIITSDDSTRRLENFHTISLYPLDFEEFILFDKKHSNIEQLFNQFANQGSFPEIATYHDNDRYNKMQKITRDLFQTRNEFLVFKKFCELQGTKISLFQLYNQLKPKMKISKDFIYKCSADLQHRELIVLLEKYQQPKAAKKVYLFDFALKNALSFKRDFLKRFENMVFLELYKRNKEIFYNDIIDFWLPLEHEGIICAPFTPIVSIKAKVKKMISHLSALQAKKIWITTLGNEGAFEQDGVTFVLIPFWDWALQN, encoded by the coding sequence ATGAATTTGCTTGAAACACTCTATGAGATACATTATAAAAACGACACTTATTTTGATCGAAAAACAAAAATTTTATCTAATAAGACGTTGATTTTAGGGCCTAGAAAAAGTGGAAAGTCCCATTTAGTCATCGATTATCTACAAGAGTATGCTGTCTCATCTTATCTTTATATTGATTTTTTAGATGAGAGACTCAACACAGAAGAAATCGAGAGTAAAAAATTGGAAACTTTTATCCAAAACAACCACATTAAACTCTTAATTTTGGAAAATTTTGATTTTTCTATTAATCTTCCTAAAGTTGACAAAATTATCATCACTTCTGATGATTCAACCCGTCGACTTGAAAATTTTCATACTATTTCATTATATCCTCTAGATTTCGAAGAGTTTATTCTTTTTGATAAAAAACACTCCAATATCGAACAACTTTTTAATCAGTTTGCCAACCAAGGTTCCTTTCCTGAGATTGCAACCTATCATGATAATGACAGATATAATAAGATGCAAAAAATAACCAGAGATCTTTTTCAAACTCGCAATGAATTTCTTGTCTTTAAAAAGTTTTGTGAATTACAGGGAACAAAAATATCTCTCTTTCAACTTTATAATCAACTCAAACCAAAGATGAAAATATCAAAAGATTTTATATATAAATGCAGTGCTGATTTACAACATAGAGAATTGATTGTACTTCTTGAGAAATATCAACAACCCAAGGCAGCCAAAAAAGTCTATCTTTTTGATTTTGCCCTGAAAAATGCCCTCTCATTTAAGAGAGATTTTTTGAAACGGTTTGAAAATATGGTCTTTTTAGAATTGTACAAACGTAACAAAGAGATTTTTTACAATGATATTATCGATTTTTGGTTGCCTTTAGAACACGAAGGTATCATCTGTGCTCCTTTTACACCTATTGTTTCAATCAAAGCCAAAGTCAAGAAGATGATTTCGCATCTTAGTGCATTGCAAGCTAAAAAAATCTGGATTACCACATTGGGTAATGAAGGAGCATTTGAACAAGATGGCGTGACTTTTGTCTTGATTCCCTTTTGGGATTGGGCCCTACAAAATTAA
- a CDS encoding ribonuclease HII yields the protein MIMLCGIDEAGRGCIAGPLVVAGVVLNREIKGLADSKILSEAKRDALFAKIKAFSDYKIVFCDNKMVDTKGLSYCLGYAIKNIKEYFLAQNAQYEILMDGNSAFGVSGVQTLIKADAKVPEVSAASILAKVSRDQFMYSICHQYPHYSFAKHKGYGTALHVEEIKNYGYSDIHRTSFKIKSLREPSLF from the coding sequence ATGATAATGTTGTGTGGAATCGATGAAGCTGGCAGGGGATGTATCGCAGGACCTTTAGTCGTCGCGGGTGTTGTTTTGAACCGTGAGATAAAAGGTCTTGCAGATTCCAAAATACTAAGCGAAGCAAAACGTGATGCTTTGTTTGCCAAAATCAAAGCGTTTTCTGACTATAAAATTGTATTTTGTGATAATAAAATGGTCGATACCAAAGGGTTGAGCTATTGTCTTGGTTATGCCATAAAAAATATCAAAGAGTATTTTCTCGCACAAAATGCCCAATACGAAATCCTCATGGACGGGAATAGCGCTTTTGGCGTCAGTGGTGTTCAAACGCTCATCAAAGCGGATGCAAAAGTCCCAGAAGTGAGTGCGGCGAGTATTTTAGCAAAAGTCAGTCGTGATCAGTTTATGTACAGTATCTGCCATCAATATCCACACTATTCATTTGCCAAACACAAAGGATATGGGACGGCTTTACATGTTGAGGAGATTAAGAACTATGGATATTCTGATATCCATAGAACTTCTTTTAAAATAAAAAGTCTCAGAGAACCGAGTCTTTTTTAA
- a CDS encoding cytochrome C: MRQIISLAVAFVFFGLVMGTNLNASVIRGKKYYIKLLKTPCGFYGSEMGKKHTVYEWRNLYKTGQLAAELQRICPTSKRIQSKKQLKHLSQFLEYFASDSGNVPSCSQ, from the coding sequence ATGAGACAGATTATCTCTTTGGCGGTGGCCTTTGTGTTTTTTGGCTTAGTAATGGGCACAAATCTCAATGCGAGTGTGATTCGGGGAAAAAAATACTATATCAAACTTTTAAAAACACCATGTGGTTTTTATGGTAGTGAGATGGGAAAAAAACATACGGTTTATGAATGGAGAAATCTATATAAAACCGGACAATTAGCAGCAGAATTGCAAAGAATTTGTCCTACTTCAAAACGAATACAATCCAAAAAACAGTTAAAGCATTTGTCGCAATTCCTTGAATATTTTGCCAGCGATAGTGGTAATGTTCCGAGTTGTAGCCAATAA
- a CDS encoding c-type cytochrome produces the protein MKLHIMMVLIVSVFYSSLYSKDVQSTIPSVIYKGCAGCHGVDGKNKAFGRSEIIAGQDVEDLIDSIDFFKNSQLSSRSVTTVMGKQVKHLNQKQIRDLAIYISNLGGK, from the coding sequence ATGAAGTTACATATCATGATGGTTTTAATAGTATCAGTTTTTTATTCTAGCTTATATTCAAAAGATGTACAATCTACTATTCCCTCTGTCATTTATAAAGGATGCGCGGGTTGTCATGGTGTCGATGGCAAAAATAAAGCGTTTGGGAGAAGTGAAATTATCGCAGGACAAGATGTCGAAGATCTCATCGATAGCATCGATTTTTTTAAAAATAGTCAGTTAAGCAGTCGCAGCGTGACGACGGTGATGGGCAAACAAGTAAAACATTTAAATCAAAAACAAATTCGCGATTTAGCGATATATATCTCAAATTTAGGGGGAAAATAA
- a CDS encoding carbon starvation CstA family protein, giving the protein MLTFFSSIVLLVLAYFTYGKYVEKVFGADENRETPAIKEPDGVDFVPMSTTKNFLIQFLNIAGLGPIFGPILGALYGPIAFLWIIAGSIFAGGVHDYMSGMMSVRSNGKTMAEITGDYLGEFSRYAMLFISVMLLLFVGIVFIVGPAALLANLTFQPMGDGVFKGTMFANKEIWIAIIFVYYFLSTIIPIDKIIGRIYPFFGAILMFMAFGVGGAMVYHGLAIPELTDWANYTHPGGVPIWPGLIFTISCGAISGFHATQSPMVARTLKNEKKGRIVFYGAMLTESFIAMIWASVGMAFFPHGISGLNEVLTKGGPGLVVNEVTVGYLGAAGGLLAILGVIIAPITSGDTAFRSIRLSVSDRFKLSQGKIINRLLIAIPIFIIAYFITKIGFKSIWIYFSFSNQLLSTFVLWTAVAYLYAHGKNFWIAGVPVIFMSASIVGYVLTAKVFPFGLSHTVALNSGYATGLAVFAVLIMLSFSSKKRKLKPEFITTDNKIKEADTENIIL; this is encoded by the coding sequence ATGTTGACGTTTTTTTCTTCCATAGTATTGCTAGTCTTGGCATATTTTACATATGGGAAATACGTAGAGAAAGTATTTGGTGCTGATGAGAATCGAGAGACTCCGGCTATTAAAGAACCTGATGGTGTCGATTTTGTACCAATGAGCACGACAAAGAATTTCTTGATTCAATTCCTAAATATCGCGGGCCTTGGACCAATTTTTGGACCAATACTAGGTGCGCTATATGGACCTATTGCGTTTTTATGGATTATCGCTGGATCTATCTTCGCCGGAGGGGTACATGATTACATGTCCGGTATGATGAGTGTACGATCAAACGGTAAAACCATGGCTGAAATCACAGGAGATTACCTTGGTGAATTCAGTCGATATGCAATGCTTTTTATTAGTGTTATGTTACTTTTGTTTGTGGGTATTGTTTTTATTGTAGGACCTGCCGCCTTATTGGCAAATCTTACATTTCAACCGATGGGCGATGGCGTTTTCAAAGGAACTATGTTTGCCAATAAAGAAATTTGGATTGCGATTATTTTCGTATATTATTTCTTGTCCACGATTATACCTATCGACAAGATTATCGGTCGTATCTATCCGTTCTTCGGCGCCATTTTAATGTTTATGGCATTTGGTGTTGGTGGGGCGATGGTGTATCATGGATTAGCCATACCAGAACTTACTGATTGGGCTAACTACACCCACCCTGGTGGCGTACCAATCTGGCCAGGACTTATTTTTACTATTAGTTGTGGTGCTATTAGTGGTTTTCACGCAACACAATCTCCAATGGTAGCGCGAACACTAAAAAATGAAAAAAAAGGTCGTATTGTATTTTATGGTGCGATGCTAACAGAATCTTTTATCGCAATGATTTGGGCCTCTGTCGGTATGGCATTTTTCCCACATGGAATCAGCGGATTAAATGAAGTCCTAACAAAAGGTGGACCGGGTCTTGTTGTCAATGAAGTCACGGTTGGATATCTTGGAGCAGCGGGCGGTTTACTAGCGATTTTAGGTGTTATTATTGCACCAATTACCTCTGGTGATACAGCATTTCGATCAATCCGTTTGAGCGTTTCTGATCGATTTAAACTCTCACAAGGGAAAATTATCAACCGATTATTAATCGCGATTCCGATTTTTATCATTGCCTATTTCATTACTAAAATTGGATTTAAATCTATATGGATTTACTTCTCATTTAGTAATCAATTACTATCTACTTTTGTGTTATGGACCGCTGTTGCGTATCTTTATGCGCATGGCAAAAACTTCTGGATTGCCGGTGTTCCGGTTATCTTTATGAGTGCGAGTATCGTCGGATATGTATTGACAGCCAAAGTATTTCCGTTTGGACTCAGTCATACGGTCGCTCTAAATAGTGGTTATGCCACAGGATTAGCAGTATTTGCTGTTTTAATTATGCTGTCGTTTTCTTCCAAAAAAAGGAAACTCAAACCAGAATTTATCACCACTGATAATAAAATCAAAGAAGCGGATACTGAGAATATAATATTATAA
- a CDS encoding TAXI family TRAP transporter solute-binding subunit, whose product MRRIKIISLAVLCVFGLSLQASSTRITYKSAKSSSSYYQMAVQVGENINHITHGKLSVTIEESQGSVQNVKEARKRTGNYVFTTPPVLIKLAQAKKAMFKNDNPKSYDKIRALFPIPFLTMHFVVRADSGINTFADLAGKSILIGKGSFGAKEAAKYIKLFGLAGKVKLINAELSGAVAALKNGQIDGFATSGSYPAPNVIEAAASTKIKILSMTPQEIKLTKRDPLVIPAGTYPNINHDIMTTTLPVGVYTTTNMSEKTAYELTKAFWESKKNLEKQNIWWKAITFKNLNMFHTKLHKGALKYYEEVKANLPARLK is encoded by the coding sequence ATGAGACGTATCAAAATAATTTCATTGGCAGTGTTGTGTGTTTTTGGATTAAGTCTTCAAGCCTCAAGTACGAGAATCACCTATAAATCAGCCAAATCTTCATCGTCCTATTATCAAATGGCCGTCCAAGTTGGTGAAAATATCAATCACATCACACATGGCAAGCTTAGTGTAACCATAGAAGAGAGTCAAGGTTCGGTTCAAAATGTCAAAGAAGCCAGAAAACGAACGGGTAATTATGTCTTTACAACGCCTCCGGTTCTCATCAAATTAGCGCAAGCCAAAAAAGCGATGTTTAAAAATGATAACCCAAAAAGTTATGACAAGATTCGCGCGCTTTTTCCTATTCCCTTTTTGACAATGCACTTTGTGGTACGCGCAGATTCTGGTATTAACACCTTTGCAGATCTTGCAGGAAAAAGTATCTTGATAGGAAAAGGTAGTTTTGGTGCTAAAGAAGCAGCAAAATACATCAAATTGTTTGGGTTAGCGGGAAAAGTCAAGTTAATCAATGCTGAACTCTCCGGTGCCGTTGCCGCACTCAAAAATGGTCAAATTGATGGCTTTGCCACATCAGGGTCCTATCCCGCACCTAACGTCATCGAAGCCGCAGCGAGTACCAAAATCAAAATCCTCAGTATGACACCACAAGAGATTAAATTAACCAAACGCGACCCGCTTGTCATCCCAGCAGGCACCTATCCCAACATCAATCATGATATCATGACAACCACGCTCCCCGTTGGTGTTTATACGACCACTAACATGAGTGAAAAGACTGCCTATGAACTCACGAAGGCCTTTTGGGAATCAAAGAAAAACCTAGAAAAACAGAACATTTGGTGGAAAGCCATTACGTTTAAAAATCTCAATATGTTCCATACCAAACTTCACAAAGGGGCGTTGAAATATTATGAAGAAGTCAAAGCAAACCTACCAGCTCGATTGAAATAA
- a CDS encoding TRAP transporter permease: protein MSVINNKLRQYSHLIVACFAFVTVAFHIYIIFTGLMPNLVSRPLHLALVLPWIFLFRQDAVSRLTRYIGYILLVCALFSSFYILFYHTNLEDQYGSLEGPLQYFVAISLIISVLEMARRSIKLALPLTALIALAYGLFGHLIPGNFGHQEIPLDSFLGTLVIAEGGIYGSLTGISVNVIAVFVILGAFVGVGEGGNAFMMMSTKLAGRLRGGAAKVSILASAFFGSISGSASANVASTGAFTIPTMKRLKYPPSLAAAVEAVASTGGQIMPPLMGAGAFIMAELLGVKYSIIMAAAIFPALLFFLTVWIGINIFAKKYHLEAMRDEEIPTLKLVLQLAPFFMIPFSALLIELLLMHKTPQYSAAIAIFITIFLLLVDRSWQVSFRHWGTTFVQGTIEASKQIAIIASVIICASIIIGVLNITGVGVKITSEILFLSGGQLWLAMLLTAFACLVLGMEVPTTAAYIICVSVAGPILEQYGLSALQTHLFIFWFALLSTITPPVCGTVFIAAGIAQTNWLGVASKAMRLGIGLYLIPVAFITNQYLIYPEEHFFFALLSFIKISIGLAAVSSALVNESHSKIVRFLIFLLGLGIILFPF from the coding sequence ATGAGTGTTATTAATAACAAGCTACGACAATATTCACACCTCATCGTAGCTTGTTTTGCTTTTGTGACGGTTGCTTTTCATATTTATATCATTTTTACAGGATTGATGCCCAATCTTGTGAGCAGACCCTTGCATCTTGCTTTAGTATTGCCATGGATTTTCTTATTCAGACAAGATGCAGTTTCTCGTTTGACACGATATATTGGCTATATTTTATTAGTTTGTGCCCTTTTTTCTTCTTTTTATATTTTGTTTTATCATACAAATTTAGAGGATCAATATGGTTCATTAGAGGGACCCCTTCAATACTTTGTCGCCATCAGCCTCATTATCAGCGTTTTAGAGATGGCTAGAAGATCCATCAAACTAGCCCTCCCACTCACCGCACTCATCGCTTTGGCTTATGGACTTTTTGGACATTTAATACCGGGTAATTTTGGTCATCAAGAAATCCCATTAGATAGTTTTTTAGGTACCCTTGTTATCGCAGAAGGGGGCATTTATGGAAGTCTAACTGGAATATCTGTCAATGTTATCGCTGTTTTTGTCATCTTAGGTGCTTTTGTTGGTGTGGGAGAAGGGGGCAATGCGTTTATGATGATGTCAACCAAACTCGCCGGAAGATTACGTGGGGGTGCGGCCAAAGTCTCTATACTTGCCTCTGCATTTTTTGGTTCTATCTCAGGCTCTGCTTCTGCAAACGTCGCCTCTACGGGGGCTTTTACAATTCCTACGATGAAACGGCTCAAATATCCGCCATCCTTAGCCGCCGCAGTGGAAGCCGTCGCTAGTACAGGAGGTCAAATCATGCCTCCACTCATGGGCGCGGGTGCTTTTATCATGGCAGAACTCTTAGGCGTGAAATACTCCATCATCATGGCCGCAGCCATTTTCCCGGCATTACTGTTTTTTCTCACTGTTTGGATTGGAATCAATATCTTTGCCAAAAAATATCATCTTGAAGCGATGCGAGATGAAGAGATTCCTACTTTAAAATTAGTCCTACAGCTTGCACCTTTTTTTATGATTCCTTTTTCTGCTTTATTGATTGAGCTCTTACTCATGCACAAAACCCCACAATATTCTGCCGCCATTGCTATCTTTATCACGATTTTTCTACTTTTAGTAGATCGAAGTTGGCAAGTATCATTCAGACATTGGGGTACGACATTTGTCCAAGGCACAATTGAAGCATCAAAACAGATTGCCATCATCGCATCAGTTATTATTTGTGCGAGTATCATCATCGGTGTTTTAAATATCACGGGTGTCGGTGTCAAAATTACTTCTGAAATACTATTTTTATCAGGGGGACAACTGTGGCTTGCGATGCTATTAACCGCCTTTGCGTGCTTAGTCTTGGGTATGGAAGTTCCCACAACCGCAGCTTATATCATCTGTGTTTCCGTTGCCGGTCCCATTTTGGAGCAATATGGTTTATCAGCACTCCAAACACATCTTTTTATCTTTTGGTTTGCCCTGCTTTCTACGATTACACCACCGGTTTGTGGCACCGTTTTTATCGCAGCGGGTATTGCGCAAACCAATTGGTTAGGTGTTGCCTCAAAAGCGATGCGCTTGGGAATTGGCCTGTATCTTATCCCGGTTGCATTTATCACCAATCAATATCTCATATATCCCGAAGAGCATTTTTTCTTTGCCCTGCTCTCCTTTATAAAAATATCTATTGGTCTTGCTGCAGTTTCATCTGCACTGGTCAATGAAAGTCACTCAAAAATAGTAAGATTTTTAATATTTTTATTAGGGCTTGGAATTATTTTATTTCCATTTTGA